From Apis mellifera strain DH4 linkage group LG5, Amel_HAv3.1, whole genome shotgun sequence, the proteins below share one genomic window:
- the LOC408851 gene encoding putative cysteine proteinase CG12163 isoform X2, which produces MAGLLLHKTGLLFLLIVNPILVFCDSVNKPVQNVPEPLIQRALNSLNQDSPTHHTYRGGNLISAQKLEESPYVIYRLTFDLIPICKEALEPCPREACTIEIKQHELGDINVLKESIQCMYLYPQSGQDDQLQVQENNQDQDHIIENLDKQIINNQSIELDHEIQKNGDHNDRPFIAMRASSPNYCPGCPYELNPNLPGFISFGEQVAKSMDELIQNDFKHKVIDIVKVTRAIPPSSNIIQYQILLHIGESDCLKNAIEQSECSVQLNSSFKICLVTFEEKPWQQSSRKIVKNNCTLNNDAEIKKNIINSYSTINSEALVTSIPNRKEKLEALENLKDILDNYTYVTTKKSEEPEQSEVTEHPILKISVNGSDDDAKVQRFEDKVKEFDEFLKDFDLPTTETRSNLEIKKDEVQEEIIYPTKKDSVINKSQILYRNKRSELVGASSYIDINNPTVQELANKGLKKFSENSEGSNEPMIVEIVDASRQVVSGYLYKIRVKLGTSNCPKGTKEKCQLKEGTEIKECLFSIWSQPWIDKGSPKITINCDLNNRRKRSLRGSKYNQKMLKLAQDIKDEMLFEDFIIKFNKTFSSTNEKQNRFQIFKQNLKIINELQTFEQGTAEYGVTMFADLTPKEFKTRYLGFRPELKQENEIPLAKIEVSDIFLPLKFDWRDYNVVTPVKDQGLCGSCWAFSVTGNVEGQYAIKYKKLLSLSEQELLDCDTLDEGCNGGYMENAYKAIEKLGGLELESDYPYDGRNEKCHFFKKNAKVQVVGAVNITSNETKMAQWLIKNGPISIGINANAMQFYIGGVSHPFHFLCNPKDLDHGVLIVGYGISKYPLFHKKLPYWIIKNSWGSRWGENGYYRVYRGDGTCGVNAMASSAIVA; this is translated from the exons ATGGCAGGCTTACTTTTACATAAAACGggcttgttatttttattaatcgttaatCCAATCCTTGTATTTTGTGATTCTGTCAACAAACCAGTACAAAATGTTCCGGAGCCTTTAATTCAACGTGCCTTGAATTCTTTGAATCAAGATTCTCCGACGCATCATACATATAGGGGCGGTAACCTGATTAGCGCGCAAAAATTG GAAGAATCtccatatgtaatatataggCTTACATTTGATCTAATTCCTATTTGTAAAGAAGCATTAGAACCTTGTCCTCGAGAAGCATGtactattgaaataaaacaacatGAACTTGgagatataaatgttttaaaagaatcaatacaatgtatgtatttatatccTCAATCTGGACAAGATGACCAATTACAAGtacaagaaaataatcaaGATCAGGATcacattattgaaaatttagacaaacaaattattaataatcaaagcaTTGAACTAGATCATGAAATTCAGAAAAATGGAGATCATAATGATAGACCATTTATAGCAATGAGAGCTTCCAGTCCTAATTATTGTCCAGGATGTCCATATGAGTTAAATCCAAATTTACCtggatttatttcttttggaGAACAAGTAGCAAAGTCAATGGATGAATTAATACAGAATGACTTTAAACACAAAGTAATTGACATTGTCAAAGTAACTCGTGCTATTCCACCTTCatctaatattatacaatatcaaATCTTATTACATATAGGAGAATCTGATTGCTTAAAAAATGCAATAGAACAATCAGAATGTTCTGTCcagttaaattcttcttttaaaatatgctTGGTAACATTTGAAGAAAAACCATGGCAACAATCTAGCcgtaaaatagtaaaaaacaATTGTACTTTGAATAATGAtgcagaaattaaaaaaaatattattaattcctaTTCAACAATAAATAGTGAAGCACTTGTAACATCAATAcctaatagaaaagaaaaattagaagctttagaaaatttaaaagatattcttgATAATTATACTTATGTCACAACTAAGAAATCAGAAGAACCAGAACAATCAGAAGTAACAGAACatcctattttaaaaatttctgttaATGGAAGTGATGACGATGCTAAAGTTCAAAGATTTGAAGATAAAGTAAAAGAATTTGATGAATTTCTGAAAGATTTTGATTTACCTACAACAGAAACTCGATCAAatctggaaataaaaaaagacgaagttcaagaagaaattatttacccaacaaaaaaagattctgtaattaataaatcacaaATCTTGTATAGAAACAAAAGGTCAGAATTAGTTGGTGCATCCagttatatagatattaataatcctACAGTACAAGAACTTGCAAACAaaggtttaaaaaaattttcagaaaattctgAGGGTTCAAATGAACCTATGATAGTAGAAATTGTTGATGCCTCACGGCAAGTAGTATctggatatttatataaaataagagttAAATTAGGTACAAGTAATTGTCCAAAaggtacaaaagaaaaatgtcaGTTGAAAGAGGGAACTGAAATTAAAGAATGTTTGTTCAGTATATGGTCTCAGCCATGGATAGATAAAGGATCTCCAAAAATTACCATTAATTGTGATTTAAACAATCGTCGAAAACGATCTTTACGAGGtagtaaatataatcaaaaaatgttaaaattagcTCAAGACATAAAAGATGAAATGttatttgaagattttattataaaatttaacaaaacatTTAGTTCAAccaatgaaaaacaaaatcgttttcaaatctttaagcagaatctaaaaattattaacgaattACAAACATTTGAGCAAGGGACAGCTGAATATGGTGTTACAATGTTTGCAGATCTTACGcctaaagaatttaaaactcGATATTTAGGTTTTCGCCCTGAATTAAAACAAGAGAATGAAATACCTCTTGCTAAAATTGAAGtatcagatatttttttaccacTTAAATTCGATTGGCGTGATTATAATGTAGTTACGCCTGTGAAAGATCAAGGTCTATGTGGATCATGTTGGGCATTTTCTGTAACTGGAAATGTAGAAGGCCAATAcgcgattaaatataaaaaattattatctttatcggAACAAGAATTATTAGATTGTGATACTTTAGATGAAGGTTGCAATGGAGGATACATGGAAAATGCTTATAAAGCTATAGAAAAATTAGGTGGTCTCGAATTAGAATCAGATTATCCTTATGATggcagaaatgaaaaatgtcatttctttaaaaaaaatgctaaGGTACAAGTTGTTGGTGCTGTAAATATTACttcaaatgaaacaaaaatggcACAATGGCTTATTAAAAATGGGCCAATTTCCATTGGAATCAATGCCAATGCtatgcaattttatattggaGGAGTTTCACATCCATTTCATTTCTTATGTAATCCCAAAGATTTAGATCATGGAGTTTTAATTGTGGGATATGGCATTAGTA AATATCCtctctttcataaaaaattaccaTACTGGATAATAAAGAATAGTTGGGGCTCACGATGGGGCGAGAATGGTTATTACAGAGTTTATAGAGGAGATGGTACCTGCGGAGTTAACGCGATGGCTTCAAGTGCAATAGTTgcataa
- the LOC408851 gene encoding putative cysteine proteinase CG12163 isoform X1 → MAGLLLHKTGLLFLLIVNPILVFCDSVNKPVQNVPEPLIQRALNSLNQDSPTHHTYRGGNLISAQKLVYYEESPYVIYRLTFDLIPICKEALEPCPREACTIEIKQHELGDINVLKESIQCMYLYPQSGQDDQLQVQENNQDQDHIIENLDKQIINNQSIELDHEIQKNGDHNDRPFIAMRASSPNYCPGCPYELNPNLPGFISFGEQVAKSMDELIQNDFKHKVIDIVKVTRAIPPSSNIIQYQILLHIGESDCLKNAIEQSECSVQLNSSFKICLVTFEEKPWQQSSRKIVKNNCTLNNDAEIKKNIINSYSTINSEALVTSIPNRKEKLEALENLKDILDNYTYVTTKKSEEPEQSEVTEHPILKISVNGSDDDAKVQRFEDKVKEFDEFLKDFDLPTTETRSNLEIKKDEVQEEIIYPTKKDSVINKSQILYRNKRSELVGASSYIDINNPTVQELANKGLKKFSENSEGSNEPMIVEIVDASRQVVSGYLYKIRVKLGTSNCPKGTKEKCQLKEGTEIKECLFSIWSQPWIDKGSPKITINCDLNNRRKRSLRGSKYNQKMLKLAQDIKDEMLFEDFIIKFNKTFSSTNEKQNRFQIFKQNLKIINELQTFEQGTAEYGVTMFADLTPKEFKTRYLGFRPELKQENEIPLAKIEVSDIFLPLKFDWRDYNVVTPVKDQGLCGSCWAFSVTGNVEGQYAIKYKKLLSLSEQELLDCDTLDEGCNGGYMENAYKAIEKLGGLELESDYPYDGRNEKCHFFKKNAKVQVVGAVNITSNETKMAQWLIKNGPISIGINANAMQFYIGGVSHPFHFLCNPKDLDHGVLIVGYGISKYPLFHKKLPYWIIKNSWGSRWGENGYYRVYRGDGTCGVNAMASSAIVA, encoded by the exons ATGGCAGGCTTACTTTTACATAAAACGggcttgttatttttattaatcgttaatCCAATCCTTGTATTTTGTGATTCTGTCAACAAACCAGTACAAAATGTTCCGGAGCCTTTAATTCAACGTGCCTTGAATTCTTTGAATCAAGATTCTCCGACGCATCATACATATAGGGGCGGTAACCTGATTAGCGCGCAAAAATTGGTATATTAT GAAGAATCtccatatgtaatatataggCTTACATTTGATCTAATTCCTATTTGTAAAGAAGCATTAGAACCTTGTCCTCGAGAAGCATGtactattgaaataaaacaacatGAACTTGgagatataaatgttttaaaagaatcaatacaatgtatgtatttatatccTCAATCTGGACAAGATGACCAATTACAAGtacaagaaaataatcaaGATCAGGATcacattattgaaaatttagacaaacaaattattaataatcaaagcaTTGAACTAGATCATGAAATTCAGAAAAATGGAGATCATAATGATAGACCATTTATAGCAATGAGAGCTTCCAGTCCTAATTATTGTCCAGGATGTCCATATGAGTTAAATCCAAATTTACCtggatttatttcttttggaGAACAAGTAGCAAAGTCAATGGATGAATTAATACAGAATGACTTTAAACACAAAGTAATTGACATTGTCAAAGTAACTCGTGCTATTCCACCTTCatctaatattatacaatatcaaATCTTATTACATATAGGAGAATCTGATTGCTTAAAAAATGCAATAGAACAATCAGAATGTTCTGTCcagttaaattcttcttttaaaatatgctTGGTAACATTTGAAGAAAAACCATGGCAACAATCTAGCcgtaaaatagtaaaaaacaATTGTACTTTGAATAATGAtgcagaaattaaaaaaaatattattaattcctaTTCAACAATAAATAGTGAAGCACTTGTAACATCAATAcctaatagaaaagaaaaattagaagctttagaaaatttaaaagatattcttgATAATTATACTTATGTCACAACTAAGAAATCAGAAGAACCAGAACAATCAGAAGTAACAGAACatcctattttaaaaatttctgttaATGGAAGTGATGACGATGCTAAAGTTCAAAGATTTGAAGATAAAGTAAAAGAATTTGATGAATTTCTGAAAGATTTTGATTTACCTACAACAGAAACTCGATCAAatctggaaataaaaaaagacgaagttcaagaagaaattatttacccaacaaaaaaagattctgtaattaataaatcacaaATCTTGTATAGAAACAAAAGGTCAGAATTAGTTGGTGCATCCagttatatagatattaataatcctACAGTACAAGAACTTGCAAACAaaggtttaaaaaaattttcagaaaattctgAGGGTTCAAATGAACCTATGATAGTAGAAATTGTTGATGCCTCACGGCAAGTAGTATctggatatttatataaaataagagttAAATTAGGTACAAGTAATTGTCCAAAaggtacaaaagaaaaatgtcaGTTGAAAGAGGGAACTGAAATTAAAGAATGTTTGTTCAGTATATGGTCTCAGCCATGGATAGATAAAGGATCTCCAAAAATTACCATTAATTGTGATTTAAACAATCGTCGAAAACGATCTTTACGAGGtagtaaatataatcaaaaaatgttaaaattagcTCAAGACATAAAAGATGAAATGttatttgaagattttattataaaatttaacaaaacatTTAGTTCAAccaatgaaaaacaaaatcgttttcaaatctttaagcagaatctaaaaattattaacgaattACAAACATTTGAGCAAGGGACAGCTGAATATGGTGTTACAATGTTTGCAGATCTTACGcctaaagaatttaaaactcGATATTTAGGTTTTCGCCCTGAATTAAAACAAGAGAATGAAATACCTCTTGCTAAAATTGAAGtatcagatatttttttaccacTTAAATTCGATTGGCGTGATTATAATGTAGTTACGCCTGTGAAAGATCAAGGTCTATGTGGATCATGTTGGGCATTTTCTGTAACTGGAAATGTAGAAGGCCAATAcgcgattaaatataaaaaattattatctttatcggAACAAGAATTATTAGATTGTGATACTTTAGATGAAGGTTGCAATGGAGGATACATGGAAAATGCTTATAAAGCTATAGAAAAATTAGGTGGTCTCGAATTAGAATCAGATTATCCTTATGATggcagaaatgaaaaatgtcatttctttaaaaaaaatgctaaGGTACAAGTTGTTGGTGCTGTAAATATTACttcaaatgaaacaaaaatggcACAATGGCTTATTAAAAATGGGCCAATTTCCATTGGAATCAATGCCAATGCtatgcaattttatattggaGGAGTTTCACATCCATTTCATTTCTTATGTAATCCCAAAGATTTAGATCATGGAGTTTTAATTGTGGGATATGGCATTAGTA AATATCCtctctttcataaaaaattaccaTACTGGATAATAAAGAATAGTTGGGGCTCACGATGGGGCGAGAATGGTTATTACAGAGTTTATAGAGGAGATGGTACCTGCGGAGTTAACGCGATGGCTTCAAGTGCAATAGTTgcataa